Genomic DNA from Oryza sativa Japonica Group chromosome 5, ASM3414082v1:
AGGTTGCTGTTACTGCCATATTTTCACATGGATTCGACTAAGCAAGATTTCCAACCCCGGACATTCTCCATCAAACTGTGGCCACCAAGTGAAAGCACTCGTCTCATGCTTGTGGAGAGGATGACCAAGAACCTTTCCACAGAGTCCATATTTTCTCGCAAGTACGGCCTTTTGGGCAAGGAAGAGGCTCATGATAATGCTAAAAGGATCGAAGAGGTATGCTTTGCCTCTGCAGACGAGCATTTCAAGGAGGAGCCTGATGGGGATGGGAGTTCTGCTGTCCAGCTGTACGCAAAGGAAACTAGCAAGTTGATGCTGGAAGTTCTGAAAAGAGGGCCAAGGACCACTGTGGAACCAGAAGTACCTGTTGCTGATACACCTCTTGAGCCTGCTGATTCTGTATTTGATATATCTGGTGGCAAGCGTGCGTTTATTGAGGCAGATGAAGCGAAGGAACTTTTGAGCCCGCTTATCAAACCAGGAAATGCATATAAACGGATTTGCTTCAGCAACAGGAGCTTTGGTATTGGTGCTGCCAATGTTGCTGGACCTATTCTGGAATCAATCAAAAAGCAACTCACAGAGGTGGATATATCAGATTTTGTTGCTGGCAGACCTGAGGATGAAGCCCTTGATGTGATGCGCATCTTCTCAAAAGCTTTAGAAGGCGCTGTACTGAGATACTTGAACATCTCTGATAATGCTTTAGGTGAGAAGGGTGTCAGAGCATTTGAAGAGCTCCTGAAATCACAGGACAACCTGGAAGAACTATATGTGATGAATGATGGTATATCAGAGGAAGCCGCACAAGCTCTTtctgaacttattccttcaacTGAGAAGCTTAAGATCCTCCACTTCCACAACAATATGACGGGGGATGAAGGTGCTATGTTTATTGCTGAGATGGTTAAACGTTCTCCTAATCTAGAGAGTTTCAGGTGCTCAGCAACAAGGATAGGATCTGATGGTGGGGTGGCTCTGGCTGAGGCATTAGGGACTTGTACTCGTCTGAAGAAACTTGATCTCAGGGACAACTTGTTTGGAGTTGAGGCAGGGTTGGCTCTCAGCAAAACCCTTTCAAAACTTCCTGATCTTGTTGAGCTGTATCTCAGTGATCTCAATCTTGAGAACAAGGGCACTGTAGCAATTATCAATACCCTCAAACAGTCAGCACCCCAGTTGGAGGTCCTTGAAATGGCTGGGAATGAAATTAACGCCAAAGCATCCCAAGCTTTAGCAGAATGCCTGACAGCAATGCAATCACTTAAGAAGTTGACCTTGGCAGAGAATGAACTGAAGGATGATGGTGCTGTGGTGATTGCAAAATCACTGGAAGATGGACACCAGGATCTGAAGGAGCTTGATGTTAGCACGAATATGCTGCAGAGGGTGGGAGCTCGGTGCTTTGCCCAGGCAATCGCAAACAAGCCAGGTTTTGTGCAACTGAACATAAACGGGAATTTCATCTCGGACGAAGGGATTGATGAGGTGAAAGATATTCTGAAGAGTGGTGAGAACTCTGTGGAGGTGCTTGGTCCACTAGATGAGAACGACCCTGAGGGGGAGGCtgaagatgatgaggaagaggaagaggaggaagaggatgacgGTGAGCTGGACTCGAAGCTTCAGAGCCTGAAGGTTGAGCAGGACGATTAGTCATGTTTAGGTTAAACTTGAActatcttttttctttcttgaatTAGCTTCAAAACGTTTTGCTGCCAGGTTGTACTTTCACTTTGATGTTTGAACAGACGCACTGCAGGCAGATGGTTTATAGCCTGGTGGTTTATCTATGCCTGTGTAACTTCCATTAGAATTTGTTTCATGTATTAGCAACAACCTGGTTAGTCAAGACCAAAGGTCAGCTGTAGCTGGATCCTTGCATCATTGGCATTCATTTGCTGTGACATCTTTTGTTGGTGTGTTTGTTGTTGTTTGCTACTATTCCGTGATATAGTGGTATAGTATCCGTAAAAAGGGCGTAACCGTACACACATGAACCTGCTAGTTTTCTACTTTgcctatcacaaaactacaaaattaTAACTATAAGATGATATATcgcaaaactataaatttaacattgaGTTTATACCAAAAAAGTACATATTTACAACGTATGTGATTTGTACTTAAAGTGCAAGCACATATTACAAATATGTAGTTTCATGGCAAATGTGGTGCTAAAAACATGTCTTATCCCTCCTGCACATGAAAACAGATAACTCATTagagcatgattaattaagtactttGTTAGTTAAAAAGAATTGATAGAAGAATTAATATGATTGttttaagcaacttttctatagatttttttgaGTGAGTGATTCTTAAATTTGTATGGGTGTGTCATCTAAGCCCATaaaatctcaaaatatatttttgggtTTTAAAATTTGTCTTGGATGTCATGTAGGTCCAAACAGACTATAACCTGCTCCatgcgctgatgtggcatgctatGGTGGCGCTTATGTATtagtaggacccacatgtcagtcgcATGGAGAAAATAacatttaaaaacatattttctcctctctaccttagtttttttttttaaaaaaaaagagtaaattcaaGAAAACTGTAACTTTAGTGACAAAACTGTCAGTTTGCTGTAACATTGGCAACATGTTttagtttgctgcaacaatagcgtgggaaattatcataaaactgcaacttttacgttatatgctGCTAAAGTACATATAGGTGACATTGTAGCAGCATATAACGTaaaaagttgcagttttgttATAATTTACCACGttattgttgcagcaaactgaaacgtgacgctaatgttgcagcaaactgatagttttgtcactaaAATTGCTGTTTTCTGAAATCTACACTTTAAAAAAAGTATatcttttttcctctctatCTACGATGAGAAAATCTAGTTATAATTCTATTTGTATATGTatgactaacatgtgggtcccactagtACGTCGGCGCTACCGTGGCATGACACGTTAGCACTTGGAGCGGGTCAAAACCCGTTTGGACCTAAATGACACACAAGACAAGTTCGGAGacctaaaaatatattttaagagtttagggacctcaaTAACACACCCGCACAAGTTCAAACACCGTCCACGTATTTCActcaaattttgtttttttaaaaaatgcatcGTTTAGTAGTTCAGAAAACGTACCCGTGGAAAACAAGGAAGTAGGACTCGAGAAATGTGAGAAACAAACTAAAAGCCAAGTCTATAATGCACCACCTACAATCTAACATAATTTTGCTACAATttggttaaaaaaatttagttttgcaaaatttactcaaaattggACGATATTAGTATGAAATACGTCCAACCAAAATACTGGAGAGAACTCATTGGACAATCAACGGTAGATAAGCGCACGAAGCTACCTCACGTTCCCAGATCAACGGCGTGGATTGCGCCACCGGAGCCCGCATCCGCATCCACCACCTCCGCTCGCAATCACTCTACAACAGATCGGAAAcctcgcgggcggcggcggcggcggcgcgggtaaGCGAGCGGACACCGGCGacgagcgcgaggaggaggaggaggaggaaggagaagatggCGGCGACGCTGTCGCAGCTCGACGACGGGATCGTCCGCGGGATGGCCATCGGCGCGGTATTCACCGACTACGTGAGTTCTCCCGCCGCGAAAATCCCCCATTTGTTTCGACTGATTCGCCGTGGTTTCCTAATCGaactggtggtggtggcaggcTGGGAAGATAAACTGCCTCGACTTCCACCGCAAGGAGGATCTCCTCGTCACCTCCAGCGAGGACGACTCCATACGCCTCTACAACATCACCAGCGCCACGTGAGTGCActgattttgttttatttttgttttttagttttagttttacCTATGTTCTGTTTCCCCTGGGGCATCTTGTTCGTTAGACCTTCATATTGTTAGATCGTTGCAGTACGTGGATGCGAGAGTGGTGAGCTCTGCTGCTGCATTCTCAGTTTGGCTTATAGATTCCATAGTTTGATGGTTAGCTTTGTGTTGGGGATGTTATGTGTGGTGGGTTCTACTTTTCGGAACTCGGGAGATGTCAATATCTTGCTGCTAGAATCCATACTTCATGTGTGTCAGTTCTGTGCTTCTGCTTGATGGATATATACTGATGCACTTTTTATGACCTGCGATCGTTTTCTGTCTGATTAACAACATTGCTAGGGATATGCATTGCAGTCATACTGGCAGCATTTGTTTTGCCCTTCTTTTCTCTATTAATGTAAtcgttgcttttttttttcattagatTTAACCTGTCCTGCAGTATGCTCTGAATTGCTCGAATTTTGCTTTGTTTGATGTTAACCAAACTGTTGAGAGCATTCAATAATGTGTTGTGTACATTTTCTTTCTTCTGATGAACTGATGTTATAAATGGGGGGCTATTGTTTAGGTTGTTGAAGACTACATATCATAGGAAACATGGTGCTGACCGTGTCTGTTTCACTCACCATCCGAGTTCTATCTTATGTTCATCAAGATACAATCTAGAGTCAGCAGAGTCACTTCGTTATTTATCACTGTATGACAACCGTTGCTTAAGATATTTTAAAGGACACAAAGACAGGTTGGCTATGTtcttgtttctttcttgtctaGCGATTATGTCTAGGATAAATTATGAGAGGTGCACTATTTCATTTCAGGgttgtttcactatgtatgtcACCTGTCAACGATAGTTTTATGTCAGGATCACTTGATCACAGTGTCAGGATATGGGATCTTCGTGTAAATGCTTGTCAGGTTCGGACACCATTCCTTGTTTAATGTGATCAATCATATATACACAAATTGCATTTAGTAGGGTAATAGTACCATTTGTCATCTCAGGGCTTTCCATGCTTACTTGTTTAGCATTAGGGTATACTACGTTTGCGTGGTAGGCCTTCTGTTGCATATGATCAGCAGGGACTTGTTTTTGCCGTGGCAATGGAAGGAGGTGCTATTAAGCTATTTGATTCCCGGTCATATGACAAAGTTGGTATTCAGCTTGAATCTCAAAAACTGTAAATTCCTATAAGGCTTGCGGAAGTTCTTATCTTGGGTGCCAAATACAATTTCAGGGTCCCTTTGACACTTTCTTGGTTGGTGGAGATACAGCTGAAGTTTCTGACATCAAATTTAGCAATGATGGCAAGTCCATGCTTTTGACAACAACCAACAACCATATATATGTTCTGGATGCATATGGAGGGGATAAGGTCAGTTACTTCTGTTGCAGAAAAAAATGCTTCAAATTGAACTAAGTGCATAATTTCCTCAAATCAAATCATTGACACCCTCAAAATCCTTTTGCAGAGGTGTGGCTTTAGTCTGGAGTCATCTCCCAATGTAGCAACTGAAGCTGCTTTTACTCCAGATGGCCAATATGTAATTTCAGGTATGATATTCTTGTTTTTCCATTTGTATGCCATATCATTTGGCATATATATATTCCGATATGAACTAGTAGTACACAACAATTTACCCAACTGGTTCCCCTGTAAGTAAAACTTCTACTAAAAGTGCTCCTAACTTACCTTGTGCGACCGTCGCTTCTACTAAGAACAGACCTAATGATAATTGGAGCATATATTTCGCCTTCAACATGCCTTTAACCATCCGAATAGAAATATTTTGTTGGCATGATATGCTCATACTGCTTTTTATGTACCAATATAACTTATATATGCTATAGTTTCTGTTGCCTATTGACAGTTCCACTACTGCTGAAAGTGAAGGCCTATATATGCTCTAACATTTAACAAAACTTGGAACTTTTTGATACCAATATTTCAGGCTGTGGCCAAAGCTTTTGTTGAAAACCTTTTTGCTTGATTTTGCAGGATCTGGTGATGGTACCTTGCATGCTTGGAACATCAATACAATACAAGAGGTGCTCTTTCTTAAATCATGCTTTTAATATGCTGTTCTTTGCCTCTTAAGTGTTTTTCCTTTTGTAGATTGCTTGTTGGAACAGTCACATCGGTCCTATCACTGCTTTGAAGTGGGCTCCCCGTCGAGCAATGTTTGCAACTGCGTCAACTGCCCTAACTTTCTGGATTCCCAACAATTCCAGTTCGAATTAGGTGCCTAGCAAAAAGGATGGAACGTGTGATATGCTGATTCAACAAACACTTGTATCCTGTTCTTTCCTGCACAAGATGGGTATCGTGTATGAAGTATCAATCTCTTTATTACCATCTGTGGCAAAAAATGATGATGTACACCTTCCCATTGTATTCTCTTATGGCTATTGTTAATACACATAAAATTTTCTGCATCAGTCACCCAAAATCTTCCTTTGCACTTCTCTCAGTGCATCATCAGAAATGGAAATCGTACAGCTGGTCCAAATCTTTTGGTGCTTATTGTAAGCTTGCAACTATCCATAGAACATGGCCACATAATTAGGTAGTGGCACTAGTGCTTAGAAAATTATAAGCTAAACCTCTTATTGCTAAAGCTTTTGGGTTCAAGATCTCACAATATTCTGGGCTCAAGATCTCATAATATTCTCTTTATTCTTTATTGTGTGCTTTCCCACCGCCGCGGACTTCAGCATCTTCAAGGGAGTCCGGGTTtttccctttattttttttgagatgAACTGATAGAGTTGGATAAAAAGTTTGTCCTTGTTACCATATGCTTCCTTGTGACTGAACAGGAACTAGCTCagtaaattgttttttttttcttctcagagTTGGAAATGAGTTCCATCTGTGTTAAGTGACCCTTGAATTATGTACTCCTTTTGAGTGTTGATTGGATTCGTGAatttgcattgttttttttaacctCTATAACGCGATATGCCTTACCAGTTACCACTCAGATCAGTCCTTCAGAATTACTTAATGAAATTTCATTAAGCGCAAGCCTCTTGCGTTTtcgagaaaaaagaaatactacAGCAACTTGCATATTACCCTGTAACTGACTTGCTTGAACtcgtgcaaagaaaaaaaaaagaaaacaagcggCTATGATGCTAATAACAAGACAAACAGCTCATGTATTATTGTCTAATGTCTACACCAAGCGGTCCATCACACCCGAAATAACACCTTGCAACATTATTATCCAAGATCAGCAAATTGCAACATACAACATCAGTTGCTAGAGAAGAAACATGCAACAATGGACAGCTTCCTGCACAGAAACCCCCCCTACTTCTGTCTCTTGTAGATCTTGTGCAAGAAGGACTTCAGAACATTCTGAACAGCTATGCTTGGCTGGGCTTCTATATCCGCAATCAACTTCTTGTAACTCTCGTTCTCATAGTCCAGAAAGACCGCCTAAGAATGAAGTAATAAACAAGATATCAGACTTGGTTATGAACTCAATATAATGGTTGGAGATGTCGAAATTCAGACTAGGTAGAGCAACTAAACAAGTAGGCCATGATAATACAAAGCAGGAACATCCGCTATAGAAATCATAATTTACAAGAGAGTAAGATTCTTTTGACAATAAGGTAAACCCCATGAAGAAACATATAAAGCATATAGAGTCAAGGCAAACCTCTAGGTTTAGTTCTCTGTAGAGGCTCTTCACTTTTGCCACACAGGCTGGATCTTTCTTTCCATAATTTTCCTGTAGGAGCAGAACAAGTGTTTAGACAACAACCTTCACAGCATCAAAAAAGACTATGGAGATGGCTCACAAATAGAACGCTCTTTTGACTCTCATCAGCACGCTCAAGGGCTTGCACAACTAGCCAAGAGCATTTGTAATCTTCAATGTCAGTCCCGATCTataatatgacataaaaaatGATCAAACTACAAGAGCTAAACAAATATCAATATAGATATTGATGTTCATCTATGCTGCTACAACAGGTAAATGCACTAACCTTGCCAATAAATTTGGGGTCACCATAACAATCTAGATAATCGTCCTGTAAGAAAATATTCGTATTAATTGAAAGTAGAATAATACTCGTGGCAGTCAAATTCCTCCTGTTGTTATGTGGCAGAAATAGGAGTTACTTGGACTTGAAAGTATATTCCCATCTTAACAAGAATGTCTTCTACAGCACCATATTTGGTCAAGTCCTCTCCAGATAGCAACAGTGCACAAGCAACCTTTGATATAACAGCATATCAGTACCACTCGCAATTAGTATTTATTAACAAAACAAGGATTGCATAAACGAAGATATGGCAATGGAATATAAATTTTACCGGCAGATAAAATGAATAGTAGGATGTCTTATATTGAACAATGCGGCGGTGACTGCAAAAATACAGGAAGTTTTGAATCAACAATCTCAAAATCAAAATTATTGAAGATATAATAGATAAAACCAATCCATTCCATATATGACAGAAACATTAGGCTTATGGTTCTAAGAATAGATTAAATAAAGCATGCAAAATAGTTATTTCCAAAGTTGTTACAACGTTGACTTACACTCCTATGTTATATTTGTTTAGATCTTTTTCTCCCTCGTGAGTAGTGATAAGGTCTAGCAATTGACCTGAAGCTGTCTTGAACTCGACCTAGGAAAGCAAAACAAGATAGTAGCAGTAAGACCACAATGATCTGAAAGTTCAGACTAACCGTGTATGTAGATCAGAATGTAAAATTACCTCATTGAA
This window encodes:
- the LOC4339488 gene encoding protein ANTHESIS POMOTING FACTOR 1, with the translated sequence MAATLSQLDDGIVRGMAIGAVFTDYAGKINCLDFHRKEDLLVTSSEDDSIRLYNITSATLLKTTYHRKHGADRVCFTHHPSSILCSSRYNLESAESLRYLSLYDNRCLRYFKGHKDRVVSLCMSPVNDSFMSGSLDHSVRIWDLRVNACQGILRLRGRPSVAYDQQGLVFAVAMEGGAIKLFDSRSYDKGPFDTFLVGGDTAEVSDIKFSNDGKSMLLTTTNNHIYVLDAYGGDKRCGFSLESSPNVATEAAFTPDGQYVISGSGDGTLHAWNINTIQEIACWNSHIGPITALKWAPRRAMFATASTALTFWIPNNSSSN
- the LOC4339489 gene encoding farnesyl pyrophosphate synthase, producing MAAANGSACGGGGVDKEKEEFKQIYGVLKEELLRDPAFEFTDSSRQWIDRMLDYNVPGGKCNRGLSVVDSYKLLKGTNVLSQEDMFLASTLGWCVEWLQAYFLVLDDIMDDSHTRRGQPCWFRVPQVGSIAINDGIILRNHITRMLRLHFRGKLYYADLLDLFNEVEFKTASGQLLDLITTHEGEKDLNKYNIGVHRRIVQYKTSYYSFYLPVACALLLSGEDLTKYGAVEDILVKMGIYFQVQDDYLDCYGDPKFIGKIGTDIEDYKCSWLVVQALERADESQKSVLFENYGKKDPACVAKVKSLYRELNLEAVFLDYENESYKKLIADIEAQPSIAVQNVLKSFLHKIYKRQK
- the LOC4339487 gene encoding RAN GTPase-activating protein 1, encoding MDSTKQDFQPRTFSIKLWPPSESTRLMLVERMTKNLSTESIFSRKYGLLGKEEAHDNAKRIEEVCFASADEHFKEEPDGDGSSAVQLYAKETSKLMLEVLKRGPRTTVEPEVPVADTPLEPADSVFDISGGKRAFIEADEAKELLSPLIKPGNAYKRICFSNRSFGIGAANVAGPILESIKKQLTEVDISDFVAGRPEDEALDVMRIFSKALEGAVLRYLNISDNALGEKGVRAFEELLKSQDNLEELYVMNDGISEEAAQALSELIPSTEKLKILHFHNNMTGDEGAMFIAEMVKRSPNLESFRCSATRIGSDGGVALAEALGTCTRLKKLDLRDNLFGVEAGLALSKTLSKLPDLVELYLSDLNLENKGTVAIINTLKQSAPQLEVLEMAGNEINAKASQALAECLTAMQSLKKLTLAENELKDDGAVVIAKSLEDGHQDLKELDVSTNMLQRVGARCFAQAIANKPGFVQLNINGNFISDEGIDEVKDILKSGENSVEVLGPLDENDPEGEAEDDEEEEEEEEDDGELDSKLQSLKVEQDD